DNA from Mycobacteriales bacterium:
CTAGGACGTGGAAACGGTGATGGAGCTCAGACCTGGGGCATGACCTCGGATGCGACGACCTCGAGGTGGTCGAGGTCGTGCATGTCGAGCATCTGGAGGTAGACCCGGGTCGCACCCAGCTCGGCGAACTCCCCGATCCGCTCGACCACCTCCGCCGGCGTACCCGCGAAGGCGTTCTCCCGCAGGTCGTCCACATCGCGGCCGATCACCTCGGCCCGACGGCGAATCTCACTCTCGTCCCGGCCGACGCAGAGCACGTTGGCGACGGAGTACGTCGGTTCGCGGCCGGTGCCGCTAGCCGCCGCCCGCACGCGCTCGATGATCGCCTTCGTACCGGCCCGGTTGAAGCCTACGTTGTACTCGTCGGCGAACCGTGCCGCGAGCGCAGCGCTGCGTCGCTTTCCCGCACCACCCAAGATGATCGGGGGTCGCGGAGACTGCACCGGCTTGGGTAGTGCTGGGGAATCGGAGAGTTGGTAGTGCGCGCCGTCGAAGGAGTACGACCCGCCGGGCGGCGTGCGCCACAGGCCGTCGATGATCTCGACCTGTTCGGCGAAGCGGTCGAAGCGCTCGACGACCTCGGGAAACGGGATGCCATACGCGCGGTGCTCGTCGTCGTACCACCCCGTACCGATGCCGAGTTCGACCCGACCGCCGCTCATCTGATCGACCTGGGCCACGGAGATCGCGAGCGGGCCGGGCAGCCGGAAGGTGGCCGCGGTGACCATGGTGCCGAGCCGGATACGGCTGGTCTCGCGGGCGATCGCGCCGAGCGTCACCCAGGAGTCGGTGGGTCCGGGCAACCCGTCGCCGGGGCCCATCGAGAGGTAGTGGTCGGACCGGAAGAACGCATCGAACCCGAGCTGCTCACTGGTCTTGGCGACCGTGAGCTGATCCTCGTAGGTGGCACCCTGTTGTGGTTCGACGAAGACGCGCAGATCCATGACACAACACTACGGCTACGCCGCAGCACGTCGCCCGGCGGCCGCTAGCTCCAACGCTCCCAGCGCACGACCTCGTCGAGGTTGCGCCGCCGCTGAGTCGATCGCGACGAGATCGCCGCCGATTTCGGATCAGGCCGGCGCCGGCCGATGGTCACGCCCGCGACGACGGCGACGTCGTCCGGAATTCCCAGCAGCTGCTTGAATGACTCCATGTCCGCCACATCGACGCCGTAGACGCCCGCGGCGAGACCTTCGTCGATCGCGGCGAGCAGCAGCAGCATCATGGCGGCACCGGCGTCGACGAACCAGTACGGCGCCGGCCATTCGACCTCCACTCCGCCCGTCGCGGCGAGCTTGTCCGGCCTGTTGTAACGGTCGTGGTAGTCCTGCTCGCGCGTGCACACGACGACGTGCACCGGCGCCTGCGACAGCCACGGCTCCAGGCCTTCAGCGATCCATTCGTCCTCGTCGCACAGCCGTCCGATTGCAGCACGCGTCTCGGGCTTGGTGACGACCACGAGCCGCTGGCCCTGGGAAAAGCCGCCGCTCGGTGCGT
Protein-coding regions in this window:
- a CDS encoding LLM class F420-dependent oxidoreductase codes for the protein MDLRVFVEPQQGATYEDQLTVAKTSEQLGFDAFFRSDHYLSMGPGDGLPGPTDSWVTLGAIARETSRIRLGTMVTAATFRLPGPLAISVAQVDQMSGGRVELGIGTGWYDDEHRAYGIPFPEVVERFDRFAEQVEIIDGLWRTPPGGSYSFDGAHYQLSDSPALPKPVQSPRPPIILGGAGKRRSAALAARFADEYNVGFNRAGTKAIIERVRAAASGTGREPTYSVANVLCVGRDESEIRRRAEVIGRDVDDLRENAFAGTPAEVVERIGEFAELGATRVYLQMLDMHDLDHLEVVASEVMPQV
- a CDS encoding nitroreductase family protein: MEFAEILRQRRMVRHYDPDPVPRETLERIVRTVRHAPSGGFSQGQRLVVVTKPETRAAIGRLCDEDEWIAEGLEPWLSQAPVHVVVCTREQDYHDRYNRPDKLAATGGVEVEWPAPYWFVDAGAAMMLLLLAAIDEGLAAGVYGVDVADMESFKQLLGIPDDVAVVAGVTIGRRRPDPKSAAISSRSTQRRRNLDEVVRWERWS